The following coding sequences are from one Brienomyrus brachyistius isolate T26 chromosome 2, BBRACH_0.4, whole genome shotgun sequence window:
- the asb6 gene encoding ankyrin repeat and SOCS box protein 6: MPFLHGFRRIVYEYQPLVDAVMYVVGIEEEVTERNCEGVLVELLEKEAESAVFEEGISYALLKVTERGLPSPAEILLRHGADLNFEDPVSYYTALHVAVLKNRPQMVQLLARSGADLNRRDRIHESSPLDLASEEPERLPCLRMLLDLGADVNARDRNGKTALLHALASSDGLTVRNTDNIQLLLEKGADVRAATQDGETAVSSLVFLVKEALEGTEEDASEIGRFCLAVARLLLVHGADPSSCLTPGDMGPEPGEEVGEPSLTQTCLEYFDLLFPLAVLLLERGGPFLCTRHSAPCWTGHGLIFGRLGSALAGSQDPVLEAELLTKAELLLDLALASSSYLPLAPRAGLRHFEGDPRLQGLLFLHGSPPRDQDSAPPQLRCLCRAAIRRCLGPWHLQSKVKALPLPDSLKRYLLPAHKHCPELSPDCYKPHRTLR; the protein is encoded by the exons ATGCCCTTTCTACATGGGTTCCGCAGGATTGTCTACGAGTACCAGCCCTTGGTGGATGCTGTGATGTACGTGGTGGGGATTGAGGAGGAAGTCACAGAGAG GAACTGCGAGGGTGTTCTGGTGGAGCTGCTGGAGAAGGAAGCGGAGTCAGCTGTGTTTGAGGAGGGGATCAGCTACGCGCTGCTGAAAGTGACAGAGCGGGGACTCCCCTCCCCCGCCGAGATCCTGCTGCGCCACGGCGCCGACCTGAACTTCGAGG ATCCCGTGTCCTACTACACGGCCCTGCATGTCGCCGTGCTGAAGAATCGGCCGCAGATGGTGCAGCTGTTGGCACGCAGCGGGGCGGACCTCAACAGGCGTGATCGG ATCCACGAGAGCAGCCCGCTGGACCTGGCTAGCGAGGAGCCGGAGAGGCTGCCCTGCCTGCGAATGCTCCTCGACTTGGGTGCCGACGTCAATGCCAGGGACAGGAATG GAAAGACTGCCCTACTTCACGCTCTGGCCAGCAGTGACGGACTCACGGTCCGCAACACTGACAACATTCAGCTACTGCTCGAGAAAG GCGCTGATGTGCGAGCCGCCACACAGGACGGAGAGACGGCCGTGTCCTCGCTTGTTTTCCTGGTGAAGGAGGCTTTGGAAGGCACTGAGGAGGACGCATCTGAGATCGGCCGCTTCTGCCTGGCTGTTGCTAGGCTGCTGCTGGTCCACGGCGCCGACCCCAGCAGCTGCCTCACGCCTGGCGACATGGGGCCGGAGCCTGGTGAGGAGGTGGGTGAGCCCTCGCTCACCCAAACCTGCCTGGAGTACTTTGACCTGCTCTTTCCCCTGGCCGTGCTGCTGCTGGAGCGAGGTGGCCCTTTTCTTTGCACCCGccacagtgccccctgctggacggGGCACGGCCTCATTTTCGGCAGACTGGGCTCGGCCCTTGCAGGCAGCCAGGACCCGGTGCTGGAGGCTGAGCTCCTGACCAAAGCAGAGCTCCTCCTGGACCTGGCGTTGGCGTCGTCGTCGTACCTCCCTCTTGCCCCGAGAGCAGGCCTCCGCCACTTCGAAGGAGACCCCCGCCTCCAGGGGCTGTTGTTCCTGCACGGGAGCCCGCCACGGGATCAGGATTcggcccccccccagctgcgcTGCCTCTGTCGGGCCGCCATTCGCCGCTGCCTCGGACCATGGCACCTGCAGAGCAAGGTGAAGGCCCTGCCTCTGCCAGACAGCCTGAAGAGGtacctgcttcctgcccacaAGCACTGCCCTGAGCTCAGCCCGGACTGCTACAAGCCACACCGCACGCTGCGCTGA